In the Streptomyces sp. WMMC940 genome, CGGCGGGCGCGGCGTACGGGCGGGACCCGGTGGCCGTCGCGACGGGGTGGGGTACGGGACGCGGCCGTGAACTGCCCGCCCCGCCAAGGGACGAGGCCGCGTGGCGGCGGATCGAGGCCGTACTCGCGGCCGTCACGGCGCGGGCCGGGCGGGCGGGCGGCTGAAGGGCTCGGCGGTCGCGTCCCTGGCGCGCGCCCGCCCGTGGCACACCCGGCCGGAGGACGCCGGTCGAAAGCTGCCTGCCGCCCGAACGCCCGGTGCGGCCTGCCCGGTGACCGCTTCGGGCCACCCGAGGGGCCTTCGAGCGAGGCCGACACTCCCACCCGTACGCGCTTATCCGATTTGCCGCTTTCTCTATGGTGTTATATGTCCGCTTTCATCCCCATGGTTGGGCGTGGGATGACGGACCATCACTGAAGAAGGAGAGCCTGGCGGATGTTCGGATCCCGGGGTACGGATGCCTCCGATCGCACACGATCGGCAACACTGAGCCGGCACTGGAAGACAGCGGTAGTGGCGGCCGCAGGCTTCGCCACCATCGCCGGCACGACGGCCCTGGTCGCCGTCACCGACGACGACAAGGCGGGAGCGAAGACCGCCTCCGCGGCGGCCGACCAGGCCAAGGGCACGACCCAGCCCGCACCCGCCAAAGCCGGCACCACCCGCGGCGGAAACGCCGAGGACACCGAGGACGACAAGGACGCCGACTACTGGGCCGAACACGCCGGAAACCCCGGCTGGAACAGCAGTGACAACGCCGAGGACCACTCCGGCGAACCCGAGGGAAAGGCCGGCCCGGCCGCCGCGGACTCCGGCGACCACGACGGCAGCATGAACCAAGACCGCTCCGGCGACCACACCGAGAAGGAGGACCCAGGCGCCGCGGACACGCAGAAGCGCGCCGGTGGCCCAGGCGGCTCCGACGGACAGAACGGCCCCGAGGGACACAACAGCCGCGACCGTGACCGCGACGGGCAAGACGGCCACGGCAAGCAGACCGGCCGCCACGGCGACCGCGACGGCGGCCATGACGGGCGAGGCAGCCACGGGGAGGAAGCCGGCCGCCAGGGGCAGGACGGTCACCGGGAGTCCCACGGGGCCGGGGGCAAGGCGAGGTCCGTCGACTGCGACCCCAACGACCTGATCTCGGCCATCACCCAGGCCAACAGCGACGGCGGAGGAACCCTCTCCCTCGCGGAGAAGTGCACCTACACCCTCACCGCCAACCAGGACGGCAACGGCCTCCCCGAGATCGTCCAGCCCATCACCATCCACGGCAACGGCGCCACCATCGCCCGCGCCGCCAACGCCGACCAGTTCCGCTTCTTCGAAGTCGGCACCGGCGGCGACCTCAAACTCCGCCACCTCACCCTCACCCGCGGCAAGGCCGCCGCCGACGAGGCCGGCGGCGCCATCAACGTCAACGCCGCCGGCCGCCTCACCCTCGACCACACCACCCTCCACAACAACACCGTCGACGACACGAGCACCGACAACGCCGGCGCCATCTACAACGAAGGCATCGTCAAGATCAGCAACAGCACCCTCAGCGGCAACTCCGGTGACGACGGCGGCGCGATCTACAGCTACTACGCCAAGCTCGAGGTCGAAACCTCCAAGTTCACCAACAACAAGGCCTACGCCGGCGGCGGCGGCATCACCAACGAGTACGGCACCAGCACGATCCGCAAGAGCCTGTTCAGCTACAACTACGCCGGGGACTACGGCGGCGCCATCTACAACTACGACGGCCTCACGGACATCGAGAAGAGCACCTTCAAGTACAACAACAGCGCCGAATACGCCGGCGCCGTCTACCACGACGACGGCTCACTCCACGTCCGCAAGAGCACCTTCGCCTACAACACCGGCTACTACGGCGGCGCCCTCTACCTCGACGACGACCAGGCAGTCATCGAGGACAGCAAGATCTACGGCAACACGTCCCTCGACGAAGACGGCGGCGGCATCCACAACGACGACGCCGAGACCCACATCCGCCGCACCGTGATCAGCGGCAACCAGGCCCCCGGCGACGGCTTCGCCGGCGGCGGCATCCACATCGACATCAGCGACGAGGTCACCCTCACCGACGTCAAGGTCACCGACAACACCTCCGACGAGGAGGCCGGCGGGGTGCACAACGACGGCACCGTCACCACCTACGGCAAGATCAAGATCATCGACAACGTCCCCACCAACTGCGAAGGCAGCGCCAACCCCGTCCCCAACTGCTTCGGCTGACACCCCACCGAACACACACCGGACGAGCCATCGCCATCCACAACACACAGCAAACCCACCCCGCCCCCGGCACCCCACCGGGGGCGGGGTGGGTTATGACAGCAGACGCCGACCACCCCCGAGGGCGCACACGCGGCAAGCGTCACTCACTTCCGCACTTGCGTGCGCCTGAGTTCTGATCCGGCACCGATCTTCATGGCTCGTGCGGTACGACCCCTTCCAGTCGAACACGCCAACCAGAAGTTTGACACCGAGCCGCGACCGTCTACCGGCGTCACGATGGGCGCCGAACGCGCTCTGGGATCACACCGAGGGCGACACCGGAGTGGTGCGTGCCACCTGCCGAGGCGGCGGCCTTTCACGCGAGCGGCGCACACTACGGGCCAGCGCCGTACCCGCCGAGCGGGCAGCGGACGACACAACGGCCCAAGAGCCAAACCATCACCGCAAGAGGCGCTGCAGCAGCGAGCACTGATGTGACATCGCGCGTTCGTCTCAGCGGTAAGGCACTTCCGAATGAGGTCGACACTCCCACCCGTACGCGCTTATCCGATTTGCCGCTTTCTCTATGGTGTTATATGTCCGCTTTCATCCCCATGGTTGGGCGTGAGATGACGGACCATCACTGAAGAAGGAGAGCCTGGCGGATGTTCGGATCCCGGGGTACGGATGCCTCCGATCGCACACGATCGGCAACACTGAGCCGGCACTGGAAGACAGCGGTAGTGGCGGCCGCAGGCTTCGCCACCATCGCCGGCACGACGGCCCTGGTCGCCGTCACCGACGACGACAAGGCGGGAGCGAAGACCGCCTCCGCGGCGGCCGACCAGGCCAAGGGCAAGGCCCAGCCCGCACCCGCCAAAGCCGGCACCACCCGCGGCGGAAGCGCCGAGGACACCGAGGACGACAAGGACGCCGACTACTGGGCCGAACACGCCGGAAACCCCGGCTGGAACGACAGCGACAGCACCGAAGACAAGGGCGGCGACCACGACCGGAGCGGCGCCGACGAAGGCAACGACGAGAGCGACGCGGACAAGGACCCCGACGGGAGCGGCGCCGACCGGAACCACCCCGGCGAACCCGAGGGAAACCCCGGCCCGCCCGCCGCGGACATCCAGAAGCGCGCCGGAAACCCAGGCGGCCCCGAGGGACAGAACGGCCCCGAGGGACACAGCAGCCACGACCGCGGCCATGACGGGCAAGGCAACCACCGCGAGGAGAACGGCCGTGGCGGCGACCGCGATGGACAGCATGGCCACCGGCAAGGAGCCGGCCGTCAGGGGCAGGACAGCCGCAACAGCTCCCACGAGGCCGGGAACAAGGCAAGGTCCGTCGACTGCGACCCCAACGACCTGATCTCGGCGATCATCGATGCCAACAGCGACGGCGGAGGAACCCTCTCCCTCGCGGAGAAGTGCACCTACACCCTCACCGCCAACCAGGACGGCAACGGCCTCCCCGAGATCGTCCAACCCATCACCATCCACGGCAACGGCGCCACCATCGCCCGCGCCGCCAACGCCGACCAGTTCCGCTTCTTCGAAGTCGGCACCGGCGGCGACCTCAAACTCCGCCACCTCACCCTCACCCGCGGCAAATCCTCCGCCGACTTCGAGGAGGGCGGCGCGATCAACGTCGTGGCCGGTGGCCGCCTCGACCTCGACCACACCACCCTGCACAAGAACAGCACCGACGACATCGAAGGCGACCAGGGCGGCGCCATCTACAACGAAGGCATCACCACCATCCGCAACAGCACCATCAGCAAGAACTCCGGCTACGACGGCGGCGCCATCGCCAACGAGTACGGCAAGCTGGAGATCGAAACCTCCAAGTTCACCGGCAACGTCTCAGGGGACTACGCCGGCGCCATCCTCAACGAGTACGGCACGACCACGATCCGCAAGAGCCTCTTCGACTACAACTACGCCGAGGACGGCGGCGCGGTCTACTCGTACGACGGTCTCACGGAGATCGAGAAGAGCGTCTTCAAGTACAACGTCGCCGAGTACGGTGGTGCCATCTACCACAGTGCGGACTCGTTCCATCTCCGCGAGAGCACACTCGCCTACAACACCGCCTACTACTACGGTGGCGGCCTCGCCCTCGACGACCCCGCGACGATCGAGAACAGCAAGATCTACGGCAACACCGCCACCACCCAGCAAGGCGGCGGCATCTACACCGACCTGAGCACCGACGAAAGGGTGGCCGTCCGCCGCACCGTGATCAGCGGCAACCAGGCACCCGGCAACGGGCAGACAGGCGGCGGCATCTACATCAGCACCGGCGACCAGGTCACCCTCACCGACGTCAAGGTCACCGACAACACCTCCGACGAACCCGCCGGAGGCATCCACAACGACGGCACCGTCACCACCTACGGCAAGATCAAGATCATCGACAACGTCCCCACCAACTGCACAGGCAGCACCAACCCCGTCCCCAACTGCTTCGGCTGACACTCCACCGAAGACACACCGGGCAAGCCCTCACCATCCACAACACACAGCAAACCCACCCCGCCCCCGGCACCCCACCGGGGGCGGGGACATGTCACGACGGCAGACGCCGAGCGTGGGATGCGGGTACGGCTCCAAGGGCCGCGATGCGCATGGAGCGCGCTGCACACGGCTGCCTCCGGCGTCCACGCGAGTCGCGGGGCACGACCGACTCCACCGGCCACTCTCGGTCAACACGAACGTGGAGCGCCTGCCGATAAGGGGGTTGCCGCAGCCCTCGCCCGCCGATCACGCTGGTCACAGCGGAGACGGTCGGCGATCCCACCCTCCGGGGCGGGCTGCGGCAGCCCGCTCTCGCAGTCGGCCCCCAGAGGCCTCGCCGTCCCGGTCGGCGTCGCCCACCGTTCGACCCATGGACCGCCGCCCCGGTCCCCGGGGCCGGCGACGTCGCGGACGGAGCCTGCCGACCGGCCCGCTGCCCCACCGCCCCGCTGCCCCACCGCCCCGCCGGCGAACCGGCTTCCGAGACAGCCGGCACGGCGGCGGTCGCCGTACCACCCGCCACGAACCCGGCGGGCGGCCGGCGCCGCCGACCCCCAGCGACGACTCAGCACCAAGGCTCTCCTCGCGCGCTGCGACGCATCCGGCCCCTGCGACTGCGACATCCGGCTCCCCGTTCCGTGTGAGAGGAACTGGGCGTGAGAGGGACTTCCGCAGGACAGGCCACAACGCCCCTTGTGCCGCGACGGCATCGCCGCACCGTCCGGCCGGAAGGGACATCAACACTCAACAGCACATCGCATAAGCAGAAAATGGGAGCGACCTGGCCGGATGGTCACCCCCGGGTCCGCCAGAGAGACGCAGAGACATCCCTGACCACACCAGGCCGGGAGAGGCTCCGACAGAAACAGCCTCGTCGCCCAAGCCCTGGAAACAGACTTCATGGAAAGCTGCACATCACATATTCCTCACGGAACTGAGGTGTGAATCCCCTCGGGCGGCACCCCTCGCGGATCCGGGGCCGGCTCGGGGCGCGAAAGCGTCGCGACCGCACGCTCGCCCGCTCGGTCAGGCCCGGGGTACGAAAGGGCATCCTCCCCGGCGAATGCCCCTCGCCACAGAGGCGCGCCCGCCCGGGACGAGCCGGCTCAACGCCCCAGGAGCAACCCCCGACCGGCAGCAGAAGCCGACAATTGACCGATTCCCACAATCACGGCCCCGAGAGCGAGACGGCGCAGTTGCCGAGGCCATTGCTCATGCGCCTCGACCGACACTCCCAGCTGTACTCGATTATCCGATTTGTGACTTTTCTCGTGCTTTGATATGCCCGCTTGCGCCCCAGGCGCTGCGGTGACGGTCCATCACAGAGAAGGAGAGCGTGTCGGATGTCTGGATCCCGGGGTACAGATGACGCTGATCGCGCATGGTCGGCAACACTGAGCCGGCACTGGAAGACGGCTGTGGTGGCGGCCGCAGGCTTCGCGACGGTCATCGGCACGACGACTCTCGTCGCCGTCACCGACGACGACCAGACGGCGGCGAACGCCTCCGCGGCGGCGGACCAGGCCAAGGGCAAGACCCAGCCCTCCCCCGCCAGGACCACTACCCGCGGCGGGAGCGCCAAGGACACCGAGGACGCCAAGGACGCGGACTACTGGGCGGACCGCGCCGGAAACCCCGGCTGGAGCGGCAGCGGCAGCAGCGGACCCCGCGCCGGCGACGGCCCGGCCCGGAGCCGATCCGGGGACCTTACGAACGACGAGGGCGCCACGGGCTCCGGCGGCCCCGAGAAGAAGGGCCCGGCTACGACGGACGCGCAGAAGCGCTCCGCCGGCCCGACCAAGTCCGACGGGCAGAACGGCCCTGAGGGACACAGCAGCCGTGACCGTGGTCGCGAAGGGCAAGGCGGCCACGGGGAAGAGAACGGTCGTCAGGGCCGGGACGGTCACCACGCCTCCGGCAATGCCCGAGGCAAGGCGAGATACGTCGACTGCGACCCCAACGACCTGATCTCGGCGATCATCGATGCCAACAGCGACGGCGGAGGAACCCTCTCCCTCGCGGAGAAGTGCACCTACACCCTCACCGCCAACCAGGACGGCAACGGCCTCCCCGAGATCGTCCAACCCATCACCATCCACGGCAACGGCGCCACCATCGCCCGCGCCGCCAACGCCGACCAGTTCCGCTTCTTCCAGGTGTCGGCCGGCGGCGACCTCAAACTCCGCCACCTCACCCTCACCCGCGGCAAAACCGCCGTCGACCAGAACGGCGGAGCGATCCTCGTCAACCCCGCCGGACGCCTCGACCTCGACCACACCACCCTCCACAACAACACCGTCAACGACACGGACTTCGATGACGGCGGCGCCATCGACAACCAAGGCATCACCACGATCCGCAACAGCACCTTCAGCAACAACTCCGCCGACGACGGCGGCGCCATCGACAACCGAAGCGGCAAGCTGGAGATCACGACTACCAAGTTCACCGGCAACACCGCCCTGGACGATGGCGGCGCCGTCGAAGAGCAGCAAGGAACGACCACCATCACCAAGAGCCTCTTCAGGCACAACTACGCCGGCGGCGACGGCGGCGCCCTCAGCGTAAGCAGCCTCGGCGGCCTGTTGAACATCGAGACGAGCACCATCACCCACAACACCGCGAACAACGACGGTGGCGGCATCGAGCACGCTGGTAGCGCACTCCATGTACGCAAGAGCACCATCGCCCACAACACAGCCGCCAATGTCGGGGGAGGCCTGGGCATCACGTCCACCTCGGTGATCGAGGACAGCAAGATCCACGACAACACCTCCGTCGACGGGAGCGGCGGCGGCATCCACATCGCCGCCGAAGGCCAGGAGGTGGCCGTCCGCCGCACCGTGATCAGCGGCAACCAGGCACCCGGCAACGGGCAGACAGGCGGCGGCATCTACATCAGCACCGGCGACCAGCTCACCCTCACCGACGTCAAGGTCACCGACAACACCTCCGACGAACCCGCCGGAGGCATCCACAACGACGGCACCGTCACCACCTACGGCAAGATCAAGATCATCGACAACGTCCCCACCAACTGCACAGGCAGCACCAACCCCGTCCCCAACTGCTTCGGCTGACACCCCACCGAAGACACACCGGGCAAGCCCTCACCATCCACAACACACAGCAAACCCACCCCGCCCCCGGCACCCCACCGGGGGCGGGGACGCGTCACGACGGCAGACGCCGAGTGAGGGATGCGGGACGGCACCAAGGACCGCGATACACACGGAGCGTCTCAGTGGCTGACTCCGGCACTCGGGCATGCCGAGTCCCACACGGGAAGGGCGTGGAGACGGAGCACACGTGAAGCCCGGCGCGTGCCGCGGCCGGAGGATCTCGCGAGTGACGGCACGATGGCATCGAGGGCGCCGTCACCGGGGACGAGGACAGTCCGTTCGTCGAGCGGAACGAAGTGTCAGCCGCCGACTCTCACCACCCCGAAAGGGAGTCCACGGCCGGGCCGATTGGCTGCACACCTGGACACGACACCCCCATCCGCACGAGATTATCCGATTTGCCATCTTTCTTATGGTGTTATATGTCCGCTTTCATTCCCATGGTTGGGCACGGCATGACGGACCATCACAAAGAAAGAAGGGCCTGGCGGATGTTCGGATCCCGGGGTACGGATGCCTCCGATCGCACACGATCGGCAACACTGAGCCGGCACTGGAAGACAGCCGTGGTGGCGGCCGCAGGCTTCGCGACCATCGCCGGCACGACGGCCCTGGTCGCCGTCACCGACGACGACAAGGCGGGAGCGAAGACCGCCTCCGCGGCGGCCAACCAGGCCAAGGGCACGACCCAGCCCGCACTCGCCAAAGCCGGCACCACCCGCGGCGGAAGCGCCGAGGACGGCAAGGACGCCGACTACTGGGCCGAACACGCCGGAAACCCCGGCTGGAACGACAGCGACAGCACCGAAGACGACTCCGCAGAGCACGACGGTGGCGACGCGGACAAGGACCCCGACGGGAGCGGCGCCGACCGGAACCACCCCGGCGAACCCGAGGGAAACCCCGGCCCGCCCGCCGCGGACATCCAGAAGCGCGCCGGAAACCCAGGCGGCCCCGAGGGACAGAACGGCCCCGAGGGACACAGCAGCCACGACCGCGGCCATGACGGGCGAGGCGACCACCGCGAAGGGGAGAGCGGCGACAACGGCCATGGCGGGCATGGCGGCCACCGCGAGGATGCCGGCCGCCAGGGAGAGAGCGGCGGCCGCGGGCCGGACGGTCACCGGGAGTCCCACGGGGCCGGGGGCAAGGCGACGTCCGTCGGCTGCGACCCCAACAACCTGATCTCGGCGATCACACAGGCGAACAGCGACGGCGGAGGAACCCTCTCCCTCGCGGAGAAGTGCACCTACACCCTCACCGCCAACCAGGACGGCAACGGCCTTCCCGAGATCGTCCAGCCCATCACCATCCACGGCAACGGCGCCACCATCGCCCGCGCCGCCAACGCCGCCCAGTTCCGCATCTTCGAAGTCGGCACCGGCGGCGACCTCAAACTCCGCCACCTCACCCTCACCCGCGGCAAAGCCGCCGCCGACGAGGACGGCGGCGCCATCAACGTCAACGCCGCCGGACGCCTCACCCTCGACCACACCACCCTCCACAACAACACCGTCGACGACACGGACAGCGACGACGCCGGCGCCATTCGCAACGAAGGCATCACCACCATCCGCAACAGCACCCTCAGCGGCAACTCCGGCTACTACGGCGGCGCGATCCACAACTACTACGGCAAGCTGGAGGTCGAAACCTCCAAGTTCACCAACAACAAGGCCTACTACGGCGGCGGCGGCATCATGAACGAGTACGGCACCAGCACCGTCCGCAAGAGCCTGTTCAGCTACAACTACGCGGTCCAGTACGGCGGCGGCATCTACCAATACGAAGGCCTCACGGACATCGAGAAGAGCGCCTTCAAGTACAACTACAGCGGCGAGTACGGCGGCGCCGTCTACCACGAGAACGACGCTCTCCAGGTGCGCAAGAGCACCTTCGCCTACAACACCGGCTACTACGGCGGCGCCCTCTATCTGGATGACGACCAGGCGGTCATCGAGGACAGCAAGATCTACGGCAACACGTCCCTCGAAGGCGACGGCGGTGGCATCTACAACGAAGGCGCCGAGACCCACATCCGCCGCACCGTGATCAGCGGCAACCAGGCCCCCGGTGACGGCTACACCGGCGGCGGACTCTACGTCAACAGCGGCGACGAGGTCACCCTCACCGACGTCAAGGTCACCGACAACACCTCCGACGAGGAGGCCGGCGGGGTGCACAACGACGGCACCGTCACCACCTACGGCAAGATCAAGATCATCGACAACGTCCCCACCAACTGCGAAGGCAGCGCCAACCCCGTCCCCAACTGCTTCGGCTGACACCCCCACCGAAGACACACCGGGCAAGCCATCGCCATCCACAACACACAGCAAACCCACCCCGCCCCCGGCACCCCACCGGGGGCGGGCGCACGTCACCACAGCAGACCCCGACCCGCGGCGCTCCGCTCCGGAGCACCGGTACGCCACCCCGTTCCTGTCCACGGTGGGCCGGCCTCCTCGACCGCGCACGGCCAACGGACCGGGACTGCGCCTGGTTCGCCCCTGCCTCAGACGGCCGCCGGCCGCCGGTCGCCGGGACGGTGGCCGTCAAGGGCCTCAGGGTCCCGCCGACCCGGACGGCACGGCCCGGCAGCCGACGGAGCGTGCCCCCCTCCGCCCCCGACCGGCAGGTCTGGCCCAAAGCTCTGAACGGTGGTTCACTGTTTCCATGCCGTACCGCAGGACGCCCGCCGTCGAGGACCGTCTGGCCGCCGCCAGGGAGCATCTGGTCGAGCAGGCCACGTCCGTGGTCGCCGAGGCCGGATGGGCGAACGCGTCCGTCACCGCGGTCGCCGCCGCCGCCGGTATGTCGGTCGGCTCCGTCTACCAGCACTTCCCGTCCAAGCAGGCACTGGCCGTCGAGGTGTTCCGCCGGGCCTCGGGCCACGAGGTCGACGTCCTCGGCGACGTGCTCCGGGAGGGCAGCGGCGACCCGGTGGAGCGGCTGGCCCTCGGTGTCAGCGTCTTCGCGCGCCGCGCCATGGAGCGGCGCGGACTGGCGCACGCGCTGCTCGCCGCACCGGCAGAGCCGGCCGTCGGCCAGGAGCGCCTGGAGTTCCGGCGCCGCTACCGCGCCGTGTTCGCCGAGGTCGTCCGGGAGGGCGTCGAGGCCGGGCTGCTCCCCCGCCAGGACCCGGAGATCACCGCGGCCGCCCTGACGGGCGCCATCGGCGAGGTGCTGGTGGACCCGCTCGCCGCCCCGGCGGAGGGTCCCGAGGCCGGCCGGCTGGTGGACGAACTGGTGGCGATGTCCCTGCGCTGCGCGGGCGCCCGGCCCGCGGCATGCCCCGACGACCCCGGAGGACCCCCATGACCGCGACCACGGACGCGTCCCCACTCAGCAACCCCACCGCCCGTACGCACGAGGTGACCAACCAGCCGCCGCCGCTCACCGGTCACGACGTCGCCGAGGACCCCGTACTTCTCGAGGGACTGCGGCGCGAGGGCGCCGGCTGGTACGCGGAGGACCTGCACCGCCTCGGAAGGCTCGCGGGATCGGAGCAGGTCCTGCGCTGGGCCGAGGAGGCCAACCGCCACGAGCCGGAGCTGCGCACGCACGACCGCTACGGCAACCGGATCGACGAGGTCGACTTCCATCCCTCGTACCACGCGCTGATGGACGTGGCGATCCGAGAGGGCCTGGGCGGGGCGCCGTGGGCGGACGACCGGCCGGGCGCGCACGTCGCCCGCGCCGCCGGCTTCATGGTGTGGAGCTCGGCCGAACAGGGCCACGGCTGCCCGGTGTCCATGACCTACGCCGTCGTGCCCGCTCTCCGGTCGGCGCCCGAACTCGCCGCCGTCTACGAGCCGTTGCTCACCAGCCGGGTGTACGACCCGGGCCTGCGGGCGCCGGGGGGCAAGCGGGGACTCCTCGCCGGTATGGGCATGACCGAGAAGCAGGGCGGCACGGACGTGCGCGCCAACACCACCGCGGCCACCGCACAGCCGGACGGCAGCTGGCGGCTGCGGGGGCACAAGTGGTTCACCAGCGCTCCGATGAACGACCTGTTCCTGGTGCTGGCGCAGGCACCGGGAGGGTTGTCCTGCTTCCTGGTGCCCCGGGTGCTGCCGGACGGCTCGCGCAACACCTTCCGCATCCAGCGGCTGAAGGACAAGCTCGGCAACCGCAGCAACGCCAGCAGCGAGCCGGAGTTCGACGACACCGTCGCCTGGCTTGTCGGCCGGGAGGGGCAGGGCGTACGGACGATCATCGACATGGTGACCATGACACGGCTCGACTGCATCCTGGGCTCGGCGTCGGGGACCCGCGCGGCGCTGGCACAGGCCGCGCACCACGTACGCCACCGGGCCGTGTTCGGCACCAAGCTGATCGACCAGCCGCTCATGCGGAACGTCATCGCCGACCTGGGGCTGGAGTCGGAGGCCGCGACGACGCTCGCGCTCCGGGTCGCGGGCGCGGCGGACCGGGCGCAGCGCGGCGACGCGCAGGAGCGGGCCTTCCTTCGGCTGGCCACGGCCGTCGGGAAGTACTGGGTCTGCAAGCGGCAGCCCGCGGCGGTCGCGGAGGCGCTGGAGTGCCTCGGCGGCAACGGCTATGACGAGGCGTCCGGGATGCCGCGGCTGTACCGCGAGGCTCCGCTGAACGGCATCTGGGAGGGCTCGGGCAACGTCAACGCCCTCGACGTGCTCCGTGCGCTCGCCCGCGAGCCGGAGTCCCTCGAGGCGTTCCGGGCGGAGGTCGAGGCGGCCGCGGGCGCGGACGCGCGACTGGACGAGGCGTGGCGGAAGCTGCGCGGCGAGCTTGTGCTCACCGCCGACGCGGAACTGCGCGCACGGCGGCTGGTCGAGCGCCTCGCCCTGGTACTGCAGGGCTCCCTCCTCGTCCGTCACGCACCGCCCGCCGTGGCCGACGCGTTCTGCGCCTCCCGCCTGGCGGGCGACACGGGCTTCGCCTTCGGCACCCTCTCGCCGGCCGCCGACCTCGCCACGATCCTCAGCCGGGTGCCGGGCGCGGCTCACTGAGGCACCGGCCCCTCCGCCCGGCCCGCTGCTCACCGCACGACGCCGCCGGGCGGAGCGGACCGGTGCCGGCACGACCGGCACGGCGGCGCGGCGGCGTCGGTCCGGCACGGAGGTACCGGCCCGGCAGCGGCGAGGCCCGGCACGGCAGCACGGCGCCGGCCCGCCCCGCCGTCACCGCACCGATTCCCTCGGTGGCCGTTCGCGCAGGGCGCCGTAGGCGAGGAAGTACGCAGGGAGCCGCTTGAACCGGCGGGAGGTGGTGATCAGCTCGGTGAGGCGCTTGGCCAGCCGGGGGTTGCCGAAGGCGGGCTCCCCGGCCAGCAGGGGCTCGATGACCCTGGCGTGGGCGAGGCGCTGGAGGGCCTGGGTCCCCGCGGTGGTGGGCCACCGGCGGCGCTGGACGCGGCGTACGTCCTCAAGACCCACCCGGCCCTCGCCGAGGGGTCCGACGAGATGGCGTGCGGC is a window encoding:
- a CDS encoding TetR/AcrR family transcriptional regulator; its protein translation is MPYRRTPAVEDRLAAAREHLVEQATSVVAEAGWANASVTAVAAAAGMSVGSVYQHFPSKQALAVEVFRRASGHEVDVLGDVLREGSGDPVERLALGVSVFARRAMERRGLAHALLAAPAEPAVGQERLEFRRRYRAVFAEVVREGVEAGLLPRQDPEITAAALTGAIGEVLVDPLAAPAEGPEAGRLVDELVAMSLRCAGARPAACPDDPGGPP
- a CDS encoding acyl-CoA dehydrogenase family protein codes for the protein MTATTDASPLSNPTARTHEVTNQPPPLTGHDVAEDPVLLEGLRREGAGWYAEDLHRLGRLAGSEQVLRWAEEANRHEPELRTHDRYGNRIDEVDFHPSYHALMDVAIREGLGGAPWADDRPGAHVARAAGFMVWSSAEQGHGCPVSMTYAVVPALRSAPELAAVYEPLLTSRVYDPGLRAPGGKRGLLAGMGMTEKQGGTDVRANTTAATAQPDGSWRLRGHKWFTSAPMNDLFLVLAQAPGGLSCFLVPRVLPDGSRNTFRIQRLKDKLGNRSNASSEPEFDDTVAWLVGREGQGVRTIIDMVTMTRLDCILGSASGTRAALAQAAHHVRHRAVFGTKLIDQPLMRNVIADLGLESEAATTLALRVAGAADRAQRGDAQERAFLRLATAVGKYWVCKRQPAAVAEALECLGGNGYDEASGMPRLYREAPLNGIWEGSGNVNALDVLRALAREPESLEAFRAEVEAAAGADARLDEAWRKLRGELVLTADAELRARRLVERLALVLQGSLLVRHAPPAVADAFCASRLAGDTGFAFGTLSPAADLATILSRVPGAAH